The proteins below come from a single Panicum hallii strain FIL2 chromosome 7, PHallii_v3.1, whole genome shotgun sequence genomic window:
- the LOC112901092 gene encoding probable protein phosphatase 2C 41 isoform X2 gives MARFCCFGAVRSEFTGHGSTASGKGKGCQGQVKVCYGYNLVRGMTNHPMEDYHVADLVDVKGNELGLFAIFDGHLGDTVPAYLQKNLFSNIMKEEEFWTHTDRAITKAYEKTDQAILSHTPDLGQGGSTAVTAILVNGRKLWVANVGDSRAVLLKGGEPIQMSVDHDPNVERSVIENRGGFVSNMPGVSSMVYI, from the exons ATGGCAAGGTTCTGCTGCTTCGGAGCCGTTCGCTCAGAG TTCACGGGGCATGGGTCGACAGCATCTGGTAAAGGGAAAGGCTGTCAAGGGCAAGTCAAGGTCTGCTATGGCTACAATCTTGTAAGAGGGATGACGAATCATCCGATGGAGGACTATCATGTCGCCGATCTTGTTGATGTGAAAGGAAACGAGCTTGGTCTTTTTGCTATTTTTGACGGCCATCTAGGAGATACTGTTCCTGCGTATTTACAGAAGAATTTGTTTTCAAATATTATGAAAGAA GAAGAGTTTTGGACACATACAGATAGAGCGATCACAAAAGCTTATGAAAAAACAGACCAAGCTATTTTGTCGCATACTCCGGATTTGGGACAAGGTGGCTCCACTGCCGTAACTGCCATTCTTGTAAATGGCAGGAAGTTATGGGTAGCTAATGTTGGGGATTCAAGAGCTGTTCTTTTGAAAGGTGGTGAGCCCATACAGATGTCAGTAGACCATGATCCGAATGTTGAGCGCAGCGTAATTGAAAATAGGGGTGGCTTTGTTTCAAACATGCCAGGTGTGTCCTCAATGGTTTACATTTAA
- the LOC112901092 gene encoding probable protein phosphatase 2C 41 isoform X1 — protein MARFCCFGAVRSEFTGHGSTASGKGKGCQGQVKVCYGYNLVRGMTNHPMEDYHVADLVDVKGNELGLFAIFDGHLGDTVPAYLQKNLFSNIMKEEEFWTHTDRAITKAYEKTDQAILSHTPDLGQGGSTAVTAILVNGRKLWVANVGDSRAVLLKGGEPIQMSVDHDPNVERSVIENRGGFVSNMPGDVPRVCGQLAVSRAFGDRNLKSLLRSEPDIKVEDIDHTAELLVLASDGLWKVMNNQEVVDLAKRYKDPYAAARQLTAEALKRQSKDDISCIVVRFKA, from the exons ATGGCAAGGTTCTGCTGCTTCGGAGCCGTTCGCTCAGAG TTCACGGGGCATGGGTCGACAGCATCTGGTAAAGGGAAAGGCTGTCAAGGGCAAGTCAAGGTCTGCTATGGCTACAATCTTGTAAGAGGGATGACGAATCATCCGATGGAGGACTATCATGTCGCCGATCTTGTTGATGTGAAAGGAAACGAGCTTGGTCTTTTTGCTATTTTTGACGGCCATCTAGGAGATACTGTTCCTGCGTATTTACAGAAGAATTTGTTTTCAAATATTATGAAAGAA GAAGAGTTTTGGACACATACAGATAGAGCGATCACAAAAGCTTATGAAAAAACAGACCAAGCTATTTTGTCGCATACTCCGGATTTGGGACAAGGTGGCTCCACTGCCGTAACTGCCATTCTTGTAAATGGCAGGAAGTTATGGGTAGCTAATGTTGGGGATTCAAGAGCTGTTCTTTTGAAAGGTGGTGAGCCCATACAGATGTCAGTAGACCATGATCCGAATGTTGAGCGCAGCGTAATTGAAAATAGGGGTGGCTTTGTTTCAAACATGCCAG GAGATGTTCCTCGGGTATGTGGTCAGTTGGCTGTCTCCAGAGCTTTTGGAGACAGGAATCTAAAATCACTGTTGAGATCAGAGCCCGATATAAAAGTTGAAGACATAGATCACACTGCGGAGCTACTTGTCCTCGCGAGCGACGGCCTTTGGAAG GTGATGAACAATCAGGAGGTTGTCGATTTGGCCAAAAGGTACAAGGATCCATATGCAGCTGCCAGGCAATTAACTGCCGAAGCGCTAAAAAGACAGAGTAAAGATGACATATCATGCATTGTTGTTCGGTTCAAGGCATAA